Proteins from a genomic interval of Anolis sagrei isolate rAnoSag1 chromosome 1, rAnoSag1.mat, whole genome shotgun sequence:
- the LOC132761915 gene encoding aldehyde dehydrogenase family 3 member B1-like — MEKAGDVLQNVFSGQRDVVQYHRFEDVQNQSKGARSEISMYQERQQHKLEDVPLQNEGRKSASSVRQQSGRQGPQVPEGGRHSGGAQDSRGGQRESSREESRSQETPNEMEGKQKGTNPYTGLVDSLRATWLSGKTRPVEYRKEQLEGLGRFLDERRNDLFHVLQEDLCKPIFESEISEVGYTKNEVNEALNNLECWMKDEHVSKNLAVKLDSAFIRKDPFGVVLIISPFNYPVNLALVPLVGAIAAGNCVILKPSEISTHTERFLAEALPCYLDPETFAIVRGGPEETTKLLENKFDYIFFTGSHRVGKIVMTAAAQYVTPLTMELGGKNPCYVDSCCNFQNAANRIVWGKFFNTGQSCIAPDYVICTIETQERLMPCLRQAIREFYGCNPRESPDYGRMINDKHFQRVQALMKSGRLTIGGETDESDLYIAPTVMADVKEWEPAMQEEVFGPILPIFTVADMDEAICFINSKERPLVTYAFSCDSNVVNHVLNCTSSGGFGGNDTLLHAALVTLPFGGIGFSGYGKYHGKFSFDTFSHHRGTLLRCMGMEAINSIRYPPYNERKLALMVAALEVKRKGMMCTLL, encoded by the exons CTGGAGATGTATTGCAAAATGTATTCTCAGGACAGAGGGATGTAGTACAATATCACAGATTTGAAGACGTTCAGAACCAAAGTAAAGGTGCACGGAGTGAAATTTCTATGTATCAGGAAAGACAACAGCATAAACTTGAAGACGTTCCCCTCCAAAATGAAGGCCGAAAGAGTGCTTCATCTGTAAGGCAGCAAAGTGGAAGACAAGGCCCCCAGGTCCCAGAAGGGGGCAGGCACAGCGGAGGTGCACAGGATAGCCGTGGAGGCCAGCGGGAATCAAGCAGGGAAGAAAGCAGATCCCAGGAAACTCCCAATGAAATGGAAGGCAAGCAGAAAGG CACGAACCCCTACACGGGACTGGTGGATTCCCTACGTGCCACATGGTTATCAGGAAAAACACGCCCGGTAGAATATCGGAAAGAGCAGCTGGAGGGATTGGGTCGCTTCTTGGATGAGAGAAGGAACGATCTCTTCCATGTCCTGCAAGAAGATTTGTGCAAA CCTATTTTTGAATCTGAGATCTCGGAAGTTGGCTATACGAAGAATGAAGTGAATGAAGCCCTTAACAACCTGGAGTGTTGGATGAAGGATGAACATGTGTCCAAGAATCTT GCCGTGAAGCTCGACAGTGCTTTCATTCGCAAGGACCCCTTTGGCGTGGTGCTCATCATTTCACCTTTTAATTATCCTGTCAACCTTGCCTTGGTGCCTCTGGTGGGGGCCATTGCAGCTG gaaATTGCGTGATTCTCAAACCTTCTGAGATAAGCACCCACACTGAAAGATTTCTTGCTGAAGCATTGCCTTGCTATCTTGACCCA GAAACCTTTGCGATTGTGAGAGGTGGGCCAGAAGAGACAACAAAATTGCTGGAGAACAAGTTTGATTACATCTTCTTTACAG GGAGCCACCGTGTGGGAAAGATTGTTATGACTGCAGCAGCCCAATATGTGACACCTTTGACTATGGagctgggaggcaaaaacccctGCTATGTAGATAGCTGCTGCAATTTCCAGAATGCAGCCAACCGGATAGTGTGGGGAAAGTTTTTCAACACTGGCCAATCTTGTATTGCACCTGACTATGTGATCTGTACCATTGAAACTCAAGAGAGGCTGATGCCTTGCCTCCGTCAGGCCATCCGTGAATTCTATGGCTGCAACCCGCGCGAATCCCCTGACTATGGCCGCATGATCAATGACAAGCATTTCCAGCGTGTCCAAGCATTGATGAAGTCTGGCCGATTGACCATAGGTGGCGAAACAGACGAATCTGATCTCTACATTG CCCCCACAGTGATGGCTGATGTGAAGGAGTGGGAGCCAGCCATGCAGGAAGAGGTCTTTGGGCCCATCTTGCCCATCTTCACTGTGGCTGACATGGATGAGGCCATCTGCTTCATCAACAGCAAAGAGCGTCCACTGGTTACGTATGCTTTCTCTTGCGACAGCAAT GTTGTGAATCACGTACTGAATTGTACCAGCAGCGGTGGCTTTGGTGGCAATGATACCTTGCTGCATGCAGCATTGGTCACCTTACCATTTGGTGGCATTG GATTCAGTGGCTATGGCAAGTACCATGGAAAGTTCTCCTTCGACACATTCAGTCACCATCGTGGCACCCTCTTGCGCTGCATGGGCATGGAAGCAATCAACTCAATCCGTTACCCACCATATAATGAGCGAAAGCTTGCATTGATGGTTGCTGCATTGGAGGTCAAACGCAAAGGCATGATGTGCACTTTGCTGTGA